The following coding sequences lie in one Flexivirga oryzae genomic window:
- a CDS encoding Uma2 family endonuclease, whose product MSELATHDNDTVRLPMSWETYDSLEYDDAIHGAEYVDGQLEMTPGFPDWGHQRAVFYLRDVLLSTVTGREDVTAGFAWKPSDIAEEYGPDVMVCTVPEDPRRFTGVPLLCIEVTSGNRDNDLVRKRAKYAAGGLLDYWVVDRMDRALRCYQLRDGVLIESDTLWADEHPAPATDVTASYAGRSVRLDLVQLFES is encoded by the coding sequence ATGTCCGAGCTGGCGACGCACGACAACGACACCGTCCGGCTGCCGATGTCGTGGGAGACGTACGACTCGCTGGAATACGACGACGCGATCCACGGCGCGGAGTACGTCGACGGGCAACTGGAGATGACGCCTGGCTTTCCCGACTGGGGGCACCAACGTGCCGTGTTCTATCTGCGTGACGTCTTGCTGTCCACCGTGACCGGTCGCGAAGATGTCACGGCCGGCTTCGCCTGGAAGCCGTCGGACATCGCCGAAGAGTACGGCCCGGACGTCATGGTCTGCACCGTGCCCGAGGACCCCCGACGGTTCACCGGGGTCCCGCTGCTGTGCATCGAAGTCACCTCGGGCAACCGGGACAACGATTTGGTCCGTAAGCGGGCCAAGTATGCCGCCGGCGGGCTCCTCGACTACTGGGTCGTCGACCGGATGGACCGGGCGCTGCGCTGCTACCAGCTGCGCGACGGCGTCCTGATCGAATCCGACACGCTGTGGGCCGACGAGCACCCGGCACCGGCGACTGACGTCACCGCGTCGTACGCCGGACGCAGTGTCCGATTGGACCTGGTGCAGCTGTTCGAATCGTAA
- a CDS encoding addiction module antidote protein: protein MSKTTDGFTRYDSADYLSSIDDVAAYLEAAVEEAGEDAAFIAQALGTIARSGNVSELARRTGMSREGLYKALSEEGNPSFATIVKVATALGLRIHFDSVA from the coding sequence ATGAGCAAGACGACTGACGGCTTCACGCGTTATGACAGCGCGGACTACCTGAGCAGTATCGACGATGTTGCGGCATACCTGGAGGCTGCGGTCGAGGAGGCCGGTGAAGACGCTGCTTTCATTGCCCAGGCGCTGGGCACGATTGCACGCTCGGGCAATGTCAGTGAGTTGGCGCGCCGCACTGGAATGAGTCGTGAGGGGTTGTACAAGGCGCTCTCCGAAGAGGGCAACCCGAGTTTTGCGACCATTGTCAAAGTAGCTACAGCCCTCGGGCTGAGGATTCACTTCGACTCCGTCGCATAG
- a CDS encoding type II toxin-antitoxin system RelE/ParE family toxin: protein MVEVVKSGIFDLWLRKLKDRRAAARVQVRIDRLAAGNPGDVRPVGNGISELRIDYGPGYRVYYLQEGQRLIVLLCGGDKASQRADIRQAKQIAADWKNDEQDD, encoded by the coding sequence GTGGTCGAAGTTGTCAAGAGCGGGATCTTTGACCTGTGGTTACGCAAACTGAAGGATCGGCGAGCAGCCGCACGAGTCCAGGTGCGGATCGATCGACTCGCGGCCGGCAATCCCGGAGACGTTCGACCGGTCGGCAACGGGATATCTGAGCTGCGCATCGACTATGGCCCGGGGTACCGGGTGTACTACCTGCAGGAGGGTCAACGGCTGATCGTGTTGCTCTGCGGCGGGGACAAGGCAAGTCAACGCGCGGATATTCGGCAGGCCAAGCAGATTGCTGCGGATTGGAAGAACGATGAGCAAGACGACTGA